In Streptomyces sp. NBC_01439, the following are encoded in one genomic region:
- a CDS encoding TetR/AcrR family transcriptional regulator, producing MTVRAYRRLSVEERRAQLLDAALSLFAHRAPEEVSLDDVAEAAGVSRPLVYRYFPGGKQQLYEAALRSAADVLELCFAEPQQGPLTRRLSRALDRYLAFVDEHDAGFAALLQGGSVVETSRTTATVDGIRRAAAEQILFHLGVPAPGPRLRMMVRTWITAVEGASLIWIDEGKQPEVEHLRDWLLDQFIALLTATAATDPETAAAARAALALESADGPVGVLARRVIPVVSEAAHLL from the coding sequence ATGACCGTACGCGCGTACCGCAGGCTGAGCGTCGAGGAGCGGCGGGCCCAACTCCTCGACGCCGCCCTCTCGCTGTTCGCGCACCGGGCGCCGGAAGAGGTCTCGCTCGACGACGTCGCCGAGGCCGCCGGGGTGTCCCGCCCGCTCGTCTACCGCTACTTCCCGGGCGGCAAGCAGCAGCTCTACGAGGCCGCCCTCCGCTCGGCCGCCGACGTCCTCGAGCTGTGCTTCGCCGAACCCCAGCAAGGTCCCCTGACCCGGCGCCTGTCCCGGGCCCTGGACCGCTACCTCGCCTTCGTCGACGAACACGACGCCGGCTTCGCCGCTCTCCTCCAGGGCGGCAGCGTCGTGGAGACCTCCCGCACCACGGCGACGGTCGACGGCATCCGGCGGGCCGCTGCCGAGCAGATCCTCTTCCACCTGGGCGTACCGGCCCCCGGCCCCCGGCTGCGCATGATGGTCCGTACGTGGATCACGGCCGTCGAGGGGGCCTCCCTCATCTGGATCGACGAGGGCAAGCAGCCCGAGGTCGAACACCTCCGGGACTGGTTGCTGGACCAGTTCATCGCCCTGCTGACGGCCACCGCCGCCACGGACCCGGAGACGGCCGCGGCCGCCCGGGCCGCCCTCGCCCTGGAATCGGCGGACGGCCCGGTCGGGGTCCTGGCCCGCCGCGTGATCCCGGTGGTGTCCGAGGCCGCCCACCTGCTGTGA
- a CDS encoding AurF N-oxygenase family protein yields the protein MTTVTERAALRDALGLLKDREQIAERLLESSAKHSFDPDKELDWDAPPIEGKYYWPPELLSLYDTPLWKKMGEEQRIDLSRHEAAALGSLGIWFEIILMQLLVRHIYDKSLTSNHVRYALTEIADECRHSMMFARMIQKAGAPAYPVTRVNHNLARILKTVSTTPGSFACTLLGEEILDWMQRLTFPDERIQPLVRGVTRIHVIEEARHVRYAREELRRQMLTAPRWEQELTRISCGEAARVFSLAFVNPAVYDNIGVDRREAVAQVKASGHRREVMQSGAKRLTDFLDDIGVLRGVGRRLWQSSGLLA from the coding sequence ATGACGACCGTGACCGAACGAGCTGCGCTGCGGGACGCCCTCGGCCTGCTCAAGGACCGCGAGCAGATAGCCGAGCGACTCCTCGAATCCTCGGCCAAGCACTCCTTCGACCCCGACAAGGAACTCGACTGGGACGCCCCGCCGATCGAGGGCAAGTACTACTGGCCGCCGGAACTGCTCTCCCTCTACGACACCCCGCTGTGGAAGAAGATGGGGGAGGAGCAGCGCATCGACCTCTCCCGCCACGAGGCGGCGGCGCTCGGCTCGCTCGGCATCTGGTTCGAGATCATCCTCATGCAGCTCCTGGTCCGGCACATCTACGACAAGTCCCTGACCAGCAACCACGTCCGCTACGCGCTCACCGAGATCGCCGACGAGTGCCGCCACTCGATGATGTTCGCCCGCATGATCCAGAAGGCCGGCGCCCCCGCGTACCCGGTCACCCGCGTCAACCACAACCTCGCGCGGATCCTGAAGACCGTCTCCACCACCCCCGGCTCCTTCGCCTGCACCCTCCTCGGCGAGGAGATCCTCGACTGGATGCAGCGCCTGACCTTCCCCGACGAGCGCATCCAGCCGCTGGTCCGCGGCGTCACCCGGATCCACGTCATCGAGGAGGCCCGGCACGTCCGGTACGCCCGCGAGGAACTGCGCCGCCAGATGCTGACGGCCCCGCGCTGGGAGCAGGAACTCACCCGGATCAGCTGCGGCGAGGCCGCCCGCGTCTTCTCGCTGGCCTTCGTGAACCCGGCCGTCTACGACAACATCGGCGTGGACCGCCGCGAGGCCGTCGCCCAGGTGAAGGCGAGCGGCCACCGCCGCGAGGTCATGCAGAGCGGAGCGAAGCGGCTCACCGACTTCCTCGACGACATCGGTGTGCTGCGCGGGGTCGGCCGCAGGCTCTGGCAGAGCTCGGGGCTGCTCGCGTAG
- a CDS encoding ferritin-like domain-containing protein — protein MSTHELYTENPGEPVWQVPTAGSARFNWEYADGRERLLALYQKGKDKQWDGTKRIDWDIEVDPYDPLGTPDEALPLYGTRHWAKLTAKDKGELRRHYASWNFSQFLHGEQGAMVCAARIVESVPDLDAKFYSATQTMDEARHAEIFGRFLHEKVGMLYPINDSLRGLLGDTLRDSRWDMPYLGMQVLIEGLALAAFGLIRDTTTKPLPKQLLAYVMQDEARHVAFGRMALRDHYAQLTDAELREREEFVIEGCYLMRDRLLGVEVLENFGVAAEEATLLSEQSEFLQLFRKLLFSRIVPCVKDIGLWGERLQRAYVDLGVFDMGDSNLDLLMSQDEEMAEALDRERFAAEESARVAEVEAAIADGSAAP, from the coding sequence GTGTCGACGCACGAGCTCTACACCGAGAACCCTGGCGAGCCGGTCTGGCAGGTTCCCACTGCCGGATCCGCCCGCTTCAACTGGGAGTACGCCGACGGCCGCGAGCGGCTCCTGGCGCTCTACCAGAAGGGCAAGGACAAGCAGTGGGACGGCACCAAGCGCATCGACTGGGACATCGAGGTGGACCCGTACGATCCGCTGGGCACTCCCGACGAGGCCCTGCCGCTGTACGGGACGCGGCACTGGGCCAAGCTCACCGCGAAGGACAAGGGCGAGCTGCGCCGGCACTACGCCTCCTGGAACTTCAGCCAGTTCCTGCACGGCGAACAGGGCGCGATGGTGTGCGCGGCGCGCATCGTGGAGTCGGTGCCGGACCTGGACGCGAAGTTCTACTCCGCCACGCAGACGATGGACGAGGCACGGCACGCCGAGATCTTCGGGCGCTTCCTGCACGAGAAGGTCGGGATGCTGTACCCGATCAACGACAGCCTCCGGGGGCTGCTGGGCGACACCCTGCGCGACTCCCGCTGGGACATGCCGTACCTGGGCATGCAGGTGCTCATCGAGGGGCTGGCGCTGGCCGCCTTCGGCTTGATCCGCGACACGACCACCAAGCCGCTGCCCAAGCAGCTCCTGGCGTACGTGATGCAGGACGAGGCCCGGCACGTGGCCTTCGGGCGGATGGCGCTGCGCGACCACTACGCGCAGCTCACCGACGCCGAACTGCGCGAGCGCGAGGAGTTCGTGATCGAGGGCTGCTACCTGATGCGGGACCGGCTGCTCGGGGTGGAGGTGCTGGAGAACTTCGGGGTCGCGGCCGAGGAGGCGACGCTGCTCAGCGAGCAGTCCGAGTTCCTGCAACTCTTCCGCAAGCTGCTGTTCAGCAGGATCGTGCCGTGCGTCAAGGACATCGGGCTGTGGGGCGAGCGGTTGCAGCGGGCCTATGTGGACCTCGGCGTCTTCGACATGGGCGACTCGAACCTGGACCTGCTGATGAGCCAGGACGAGGAGATGGCCGAGGCCCTCGACCGCGAGCGGTTCGCGGCCGAGGAGTCGGCGCGGGTGGCGGAGGTCGAGGCCGCCATCGCCGACGGATCGGCCGCCCCCTGA
- a CDS encoding penicillin-binding transpeptidase domain-containing protein translates to MIRYIRWCAYFCALLLVALLVNIARVQVWESAAYGANPANKRPAIERYAEPRGDILVDGRPVTGSRDSGQLLRYERTYANGPLYAPVTGFSSQTYGTSFVERAEDPILSGTDPGLSAFPLWYELARGRPAGGNAATTVRSGTQRAAYAGLAGKRGAVAAVEPATGKILALVSSPSYDPSALSGTGTKVKEAWSALNADPARPMLNRALRETYPPGSTFKIVTAAAALDAGVVTDVDAPTRTPDPYPLPGTSTLLPNAGAGCEDASMADAVQWSCNTVMAKIGVQVGLRGMVEAARRFGFNTEGLRVPSWVSRSNFDTDMSQDQLALSSIGQFNTTATPLQMAMVAAAVANGGELTYPYLVERTTRDDGSQVRRGDQRSLGRAMTPATAVRLQELMVKVVENGTGRNAAIPGAVVGGKTGTAQHGVGNKGTPYAWFISWARAEGAALPRVAVAVVVEDASADRGDISGNGAAAPIARAVMEAALAAG, encoded by the coding sequence GTGATCCGCTACATCCGCTGGTGCGCGTACTTCTGCGCCCTCCTGCTGGTCGCCCTGCTGGTCAACATCGCCCGCGTGCAGGTCTGGGAGTCCGCCGCCTACGGCGCGAACCCGGCCAACAAGCGCCCCGCCATCGAGCGCTACGCCGAACCCCGGGGGGACATCCTGGTCGACGGGCGCCCCGTCACCGGCTCCCGCGACAGCGGCCAACTGCTGCGCTACGAGAGGACGTACGCGAACGGTCCGCTCTACGCGCCCGTCACCGGCTTCTCCTCCCAGACCTACGGGACCAGCTTCGTCGAGCGCGCCGAGGACCCGATCCTGTCGGGCACCGACCCCGGTCTCTCCGCCTTCCCGCTCTGGTACGAACTGGCCCGCGGCCGCCCCGCCGGCGGGAACGCCGCCACCACCGTCCGCTCCGGCACGCAGCGCGCCGCGTACGCCGGGCTCGCGGGCAAGCGCGGCGCGGTGGCCGCCGTCGAGCCGGCCACCGGGAAGATCCTCGCGCTGGTCAGCAGCCCCTCGTACGACCCCTCCGCGCTCTCCGGTACCGGTACGAAGGTCAAGGAGGCCTGGTCCGCCCTGAACGCGGATCCCGCTCGGCCGATGCTCAACCGGGCCCTGCGCGAGACGTACCCGCCCGGCTCCACCTTCAAGATCGTGACGGCCGCGGCCGCCCTCGATGCGGGCGTGGTCACCGACGTGGACGCGCCGACCCGGACCCCCGACCCCTACCCGCTGCCCGGGACCAGCACCCTGCTGCCGAACGCGGGCGCCGGCTGCGAGGACGCCTCGATGGCGGACGCGGTGCAGTGGTCCTGCAACACGGTGATGGCCAAGATCGGGGTGCAGGTCGGACTGCGCGGGATGGTGGAGGCGGCACGCCGCTTCGGCTTCAACACCGAGGGGCTGCGCGTGCCCTCGTGGGTGTCCCGGTCGAACTTCGACACCGACATGAGCCAGGACCAGCTGGCCCTGTCCTCGATCGGACAGTTCAACACCACGGCGACACCGCTGCAGATGGCGATGGTGGCGGCGGCCGTCGCGAACGGCGGCGAGCTCACCTATCCGTACCTGGTGGAACGGACGACCCGGGACGACGGATCCCAGGTCCGGCGCGGCGACCAGCGCAGCCTGGGCCGGGCGATGACCCCGGCCACCGCCGTCCGGCTGCAGGAGCTGATGGTCAAGGTGGTGGAGAACGGGACGGGCCGCAACGCCGCGATCCCGGGCGCGGTGGTCGGCGGCAAGACGGGCACCGCACAGCACGGGGTCGGCAACAAGGGCACCCCGTACGCCTGGTTCATCTCCTGGGCCAGGGCCGAAGGTGCGGCGCTGCCCCGGGTGGCGGTCGCGGTGGTGGTCGAGGACGCGTCGGCGGACCGGGGTGACATCAGCGGCAACGGCGCGGCGGCGCCGATCGCGCGGGCGGTGATGGAGGCGGCGCTGGCCGCCGGCTGA
- a CDS encoding FtsW/RodA/SpoVE family cell cycle protein, which yields MTALTAKVAEPAPPPPPGAGAPKRRGVELTLLAGAVLISVLGHLYVGLATTGHVPGPAARYATGLCVAALLAHLAVRLRAPYADPLLLPIAALLNGLGLVLIQRLDVTTPGHLTAGDQLLWSGLGVALFVLVVVLLGDHRVLQRYAYLSVAVALVLMLVPVFFPAVNGAHIWIRFAGLSFQPGEFAKILLAVFFAAYLAANRTALALTGRRLFWKLRLLPGRVLGPILAIWLLSVGVLVLERDLGTSLLFFGLFVIMLFTATGRIGWIAIGLLLAALGAYAVGTFEPHVHGRVDDWLNPFASIERGEGPGQLAQSLFAFGAGGLLGAGLGHGQSFLIGFAAKSDFVLATAGEELGLVGLAAILLLYGLLVARGFRAGLALRDPFGRLLATGLASIVALQVFVIAGGVTGLIPLTGMAMPFLAQGGSSVVTNWIIVALLVRLSDSARSPRPAKEPDQ from the coding sequence ATGACCGCTCTGACGGCAAAGGTGGCGGAGCCCGCCCCGCCCCCGCCCCCGGGCGCCGGCGCCCCCAAACGGCGCGGCGTCGAGCTGACCCTCCTCGCCGGAGCAGTCCTGATCTCCGTCCTCGGTCACCTCTACGTCGGCCTCGCGACCACCGGCCACGTCCCCGGCCCCGCCGCCCGCTACGCCACCGGTCTGTGCGTCGCCGCCCTGCTCGCGCACCTCGCCGTCCGCCTGCGGGCCCCCTACGCCGATCCCCTCCTGCTCCCCATCGCCGCCCTCCTCAACGGCCTCGGCCTCGTCCTCATCCAGCGCCTCGACGTGACCACCCCCGGGCACCTCACCGCCGGGGACCAGCTCCTGTGGTCCGGGCTGGGCGTGGCGCTCTTCGTGCTGGTCGTCGTACTGCTCGGCGACCACCGGGTGCTCCAGCGCTACGCGTACCTGTCCGTCGCGGTGGCCCTCGTCCTGATGCTGGTCCCCGTCTTCTTCCCGGCGGTCAACGGCGCGCACATCTGGATCCGGTTCGCCGGGCTCTCCTTCCAGCCCGGGGAGTTCGCCAAGATCCTGCTCGCGGTCTTCTTCGCCGCCTACCTCGCCGCGAACCGCACCGCGCTCGCCCTCACCGGCCGCCGGCTCTTCTGGAAGCTCCGGCTCCTCCCCGGCCGCGTCCTCGGCCCGATCCTCGCGATCTGGCTGCTCAGCGTCGGCGTGCTGGTCCTGGAGCGGGATCTGGGCACCTCGCTGCTGTTCTTCGGACTGTTCGTGATCATGCTGTTCACCGCCACCGGGCGGATCGGCTGGATCGCGATCGGGCTCCTGCTCGCCGCCCTCGGCGCGTACGCCGTCGGGACCTTCGAACCGCACGTGCACGGCCGGGTGGACGACTGGCTGAACCCCTTCGCCTCCATCGAGCGCGGCGAGGGACCCGGTCAGCTCGCCCAGTCCCTCTTCGCCTTCGGCGCCGGCGGCCTCCTCGGCGCAGGCCTCGGCCACGGCCAGTCCTTCCTCATCGGCTTCGCCGCCAAGTCGGACTTCGTCCTCGCCACCGCCGGAGAGGAGCTCGGCCTCGTCGGCCTCGCCGCGATCCTGCTCCTCTACGGGCTGCTCGTCGCCCGCGGCTTCCGTGCCGGACTCGCCCTGCGCGACCCCTTCGGGAGGCTGCTCGCCACCGGACTCGCCTCGATCGTCGCGCTCCAGGTGTTCGTCATCGCGGGCGGCGTCACCGGCCTGATCCCGCTCACCGGCATGGCCATGCCCTTCCTCGCGCAGGGCGGCTCCTCCGTCGTCACCAACTGGATCATCGTCGCCCTGCTGGTCCGGCTCAGTGACAGCGCCCGCAGCCCCCGCCCCGCGAAGGAGCCGGACCAGTGA
- a CDS encoding DUF6325 family protein, which produces MGPVEFIVLAFPEEQLRAPAVEAVMGLRKTGVVRLIDGIVATRTASGEVLAAEFDEFVELHGLLTGRDVARLIGPEDIQEAAGLLERGSCALLLVVEHLWAEDAAIAVRAAGGRIVGSVRIPPDRVPADPRAGVA; this is translated from the coding sequence ATGGGACCCGTGGAATTCATCGTCCTCGCCTTCCCGGAGGAACAGCTGCGGGCCCCGGCGGTCGAGGCCGTGATGGGGCTGCGCAAGACCGGGGTGGTCCGGCTGATCGACGGGATCGTGGCGACGAGGACGGCGTCGGGGGAAGTCCTGGCGGCCGAGTTCGACGAGTTCGTCGAACTGCACGGCCTGCTGACCGGCCGGGACGTGGCCCGGCTGATCGGGCCGGAGGACATCCAGGAGGCGGCGGGGCTGCTGGAACGCGGGAGCTGCGCACTGCTGCTGGTGGTCGAACACCTGTGGGCCGAGGACGCGGCGATCGCCGTACGGGCCGCGGGCGGCCGGATCGTCGGCTCGGTCCGCATCCCGCCGGACCGGGTACCGGCGGATCCGCGGGCGGGGGTGGCCTGA
- a CDS encoding SHOCT domain-containing protein: MFIRPMGVTVRAANRPPGHPLLRGLLARASGAAEPTAGSVGTPGPETATDPAGAPDRSGAQVEQLPAGTPPEAPPEPPLPTGPEPAAATAPGPAPAGLVAELTQLAGLAREGLLTPQEFTTAKARLLRG, translated from the coding sequence ATGTTCATCCGTCCGATGGGAGTGACGGTCCGTGCGGCGAACCGCCCACCGGGGCACCCGCTGCTGCGGGGCCTGCTGGCGCGGGCGTCGGGAGCGGCGGAGCCGACGGCGGGCTCGGTGGGAACACCGGGCCCGGAGACCGCCACGGACCCGGCGGGCGCGCCGGACCGGAGCGGGGCACAGGTCGAGCAGCTCCCGGCCGGGACGCCGCCCGAAGCTCCGCCCGAGCCCCCGCTGCCGACCGGACCGGAGCCGGCGGCGGCGACCGCGCCCGGACCCGCCCCGGCCGGCCTGGTGGCGGAGCTCACCCAGCTCGCCGGCCTGGCCCGCGAGGGCCTGCTGACCCCCCAGGAGTTCACGACGGCCAAGGCCCGCCTGCTGCGGGGCTGA
- a CDS encoding alpha/beta hydrolase, with product MAYADTIWRAGGRAELHVWPGAFHGFDGLAPEAALSRDARDARTRWLRRILAQSENRETQVLGDVGHTRPCHRRSGHLVSGM from the coding sequence ATGGCCTACGCCGACACGATCTGGCGCGCCGGCGGCCGGGCCGAACTCCACGTATGGCCCGGCGCCTTCCACGGCTTCGACGGCCTCGCCCCCGAGGCGGCCCTCAGCCGGGACGCCCGCGACGCCCGCACGCGCTGGCTCCGGCGCATCCTCGCGCAGTCCGAGAACCGGGAGACGCAGGTCCTGGGAGACGTAGGTCACACGCGCCCGTGTCACAGGAGGTCGGGCCATCTCGTCTCGGGGATGTAG
- a CDS encoding carboxymuconolactone decarboxylase family protein — MDARLNLFAGPTTGKALKHLMSAGKVIKESPLPAATQELVSLRVSQINGCAVCIDMHTKEAAAAGETPVRLHLVAAWREATVFTEAERAALQLAEEGTRTADGAGGVADAVWARVAEHYDEEELNALVLLIALMNMANRINLITQQPGGDYVAGQFR, encoded by the coding sequence ATGGACGCGCGACTGAACCTCTTCGCCGGCCCGACCACCGGCAAGGCCCTGAAGCACCTCATGTCGGCCGGCAAGGTGATCAAGGAGTCGCCACTGCCGGCCGCAACGCAGGAGCTGGTGTCGCTGCGGGTGAGCCAGATCAACGGCTGCGCCGTCTGCATCGACATGCACACCAAGGAGGCCGCAGCCGCCGGCGAGACCCCGGTACGGCTGCACCTGGTGGCGGCGTGGCGGGAGGCCACGGTCTTCACCGAGGCCGAGCGTGCCGCGCTGCAACTGGCGGAGGAAGGCACCCGGACCGCGGACGGGGCGGGCGGGGTGGCCGACGCGGTGTGGGCACGGGTCGCCGAGCACTACGACGAGGAGGAGCTCAACGCCCTCGTGCTGCTGATCGCCCTCATGAACATGGCGAACCGGATCAACCTCATCACCCAGCAGCCGGGCGGCGACTACGTGGCCGGGCAGTTCCGCTGA
- a CDS encoding RNA polymerase sigma-70 factor: MSKVEEFEDLRPLLFSIAYRILGSVSEAEDAVQETWLRFDASATRPASVKAFLSTTVTRLSIDVLRSARVRREEYVGPWFPEPLLSDPYQDPARSVELADSVSMASLLLLERLSPLERSVFVLREVFAFGFDEVAAAVGRSEAACRQLLVRARRHMEAGRPRFRADRQERQELATRFLDAMKDGDITGLQRLLAADAQLVGDSGGKAPQLAKTINGAENVARLLAAFFPWLSRIGVTAEPHDVNGEPGAIVRDPDGRVLHVLAFEMLDGSISTIRSLVNPDKLSHLGPVADAWAITRAIREARRAAR, from the coding sequence ATGAGCAAGGTCGAGGAGTTCGAGGACCTGCGGCCGCTGCTGTTCTCGATCGCGTACCGGATTTTGGGCAGCGTGAGCGAGGCCGAGGACGCGGTGCAGGAGACCTGGCTGCGCTTCGACGCCTCGGCGACCCGGCCCGCATCCGTCAAGGCCTTCCTGTCGACGACGGTCACCCGGCTCTCGATCGACGTACTGCGCTCCGCGCGGGTGCGTCGCGAGGAGTACGTCGGACCGTGGTTCCCGGAGCCCTTGCTGAGCGATCCCTACCAGGACCCGGCACGGTCGGTGGAGCTGGCGGACTCGGTGTCGATGGCCTCGCTGCTGCTCCTGGAGCGGCTCAGCCCGCTGGAGCGCTCGGTGTTCGTCCTGCGGGAGGTCTTCGCCTTCGGCTTCGACGAGGTCGCCGCGGCGGTGGGCCGCTCGGAGGCGGCTTGCCGCCAACTGCTGGTCCGGGCGCGGCGGCACATGGAGGCCGGCCGGCCGAGGTTCCGGGCTGACCGTCAGGAGCGGCAGGAACTGGCGACGCGGTTCCTGGACGCGATGAAGGACGGCGACATCACCGGACTGCAGCGACTGCTGGCCGCGGACGCCCAACTGGTCGGGGACAGCGGCGGCAAGGCCCCGCAGCTGGCGAAGACCATCAACGGCGCGGAGAACGTGGCCCGCCTGCTCGCCGCGTTCTTCCCCTGGCTGTCCCGCATCGGCGTGACCGCCGAGCCCCACGACGTGAACGGCGAGCCGGGCGCGATCGTCCGCGACCCGGACGGCCGGGTGCTCCACGTCCTGGCCTTCGAGATGCTCGACGGCAGCATCAGCACCATCCGCTCGTTGGTCAACCCCGACAAGCTCTCCCACCTGGGCCCGGTGGCGGACGCCTGGGCGATCACCCGCGCAATCCGCGAGGCCCGCCGCGCGGCGAGGTGA
- a CDS encoding NlpC/P60 family protein: MSYRPLRAVCIAAALVFAGPVPGAGAEPGLPEGESVGVLLTRLQGLYQKAEEASEAYNATDVALRAGQAEERRRAAELGKARTALDSERALAGRLAREQYQGGQGLSPYARMLLAGNPQAALDQHRLAAREGARRAGVLARLSRGEKKADALAIRAREALDTRQALAAQQKIHQDEVAAQLKEVERLLSALTPDQLDRLGAREADNTAAAQRDLVGSGRLPTRTGTPTAAGGAAFRYAAAQIGKPYLWGAEGPGAFDCSGLTSQAWAHAGRTIPRTSQEQWAQLPKVPLDRLRPGDLVVYFPKATHVGLYVGDGKVIQAPRPGARVKVSPIAANPLLGAVRPDPDGAPLAEFTPPELPEAATGGVGDDAGYSAEEAPDAADADDAATSAR, encoded by the coding sequence CTGTCCTACCGGCCGCTTCGCGCCGTCTGCATCGCCGCGGCGCTCGTCTTCGCCGGCCCGGTCCCGGGGGCCGGGGCCGAGCCCGGGCTTCCCGAGGGGGAGTCCGTCGGCGTGCTGCTCACCCGCCTGCAGGGCCTGTACCAGAAGGCCGAGGAGGCCAGCGAGGCCTACAACGCCACCGACGTGGCCCTCCGGGCCGGCCAGGCCGAGGAGCGGCGGCGCGCCGCCGAGCTCGGCAAGGCCCGTACCGCGCTCGACTCCGAGCGCGCCCTCGCCGGGCGGCTCGCCCGGGAGCAGTACCAGGGCGGCCAGGGGCTGTCCCCGTACGCGCGGATGCTGCTCGCCGGGAACCCGCAGGCCGCCCTGGACCAGCATCGGCTCGCCGCCCGCGAGGGCGCCCGGCGGGCGGGCGTGCTGGCCCGGCTCTCCCGGGGCGAGAAGAAGGCCGACGCGCTCGCGATTCGGGCCCGCGAGGCCCTGGACACCCGGCAGGCCCTGGCCGCGCAGCAGAAGATCCACCAGGACGAGGTCGCGGCGCAGCTCAAGGAGGTCGAGCGACTGCTCTCCGCCCTGACCCCGGACCAGCTCGACCGGCTGGGCGCGCGGGAGGCCGACAACACTGCGGCCGCGCAGCGGGACCTGGTCGGTTCGGGCCGCCTGCCCACCCGTACGGGCACCCCCACGGCGGCCGGTGGGGCCGCCTTCAGGTACGCGGCGGCGCAGATCGGCAAGCCGTACCTCTGGGGTGCCGAGGGGCCGGGGGCCTTCGACTGCTCCGGGCTGACCTCGCAGGCTTGGGCGCACGCGGGGCGCACCATCCCGCGGACGAGTCAGGAGCAGTGGGCGCAACTGCCGAAGGTGCCGCTGGACCGGCTGCGTCCCGGGGACCTGGTGGTCTACTTCCCCAAGGCCACCCATGTGGGCCTGTACGTCGGCGACGGCAAGGTGATCCAGGCGCCGCGGCCGGGGGCGCGGGTCAAGGTCTCGCCGATCGCGGCGAATCCGCTGCTGGGGGCGGTCCGGCCGGACCCGGACGGTGCCCCGCTCGCGGAGTTCACCCCGCCCGAGCTGCCGGAGGCGGCGACGGGCGGGGTGGGCGATGATGCCGGCTATTCAGCCGAGGAGGCCCCGGACGCCGCGGACGCCGACGACGCCGCGACCTCCGCCAGGTAG
- a CDS encoding styrene monooxygenase/indole monooxygenase family protein: protein MRKILVVGAGQSGLQLALGLQSKGYEVTLMSNRTADEIRTGRVMSTQCMFDTALQHERDLQINFWEHQAPKIEGLGVSVATPDAGRAIDWLGRLKGYAQSVDQRVKMAGWLDTFVQRGGQLVIHGASVADLDFFSRTYDLVLVAAGKGELVSMFGRDGARSPYDAPQRALAVAYVHGLGPRPEHPETEAVRCNLVPGVGELFVMPTLTTSGRADILFWEGLPGGPLDVFNGVKDPAQHLALTLELMEKFVPWEYSRATKVELTDAGATLAGRYAPVVRNPIGRLPGGGSVLGVADVVVANDPITGQGSNSAAKCAASYLSSILMHGDKPFDEAWMKATFDKYWFTTGKPVTQWTNAMLGVPPEHVLNLIGAAGQLQPVANRFANGFDNPADFDAYFYDPEDTADYLAEVAASSASAASGASSAE, encoded by the coding sequence ATGCGCAAGATACTCGTCGTGGGAGCCGGTCAGTCCGGTCTCCAGCTCGCCCTCGGACTCCAGTCGAAGGGGTACGAGGTCACCCTCATGTCCAACCGGACGGCGGACGAGATCCGCACCGGGCGGGTGATGTCCACGCAGTGCATGTTCGACACGGCCCTGCAGCACGAGCGCGATCTCCAGATCAACTTCTGGGAGCACCAGGCCCCGAAGATAGAGGGCCTCGGCGTCTCCGTCGCCACCCCCGACGCCGGCCGCGCCATCGACTGGCTCGGCAGGCTCAAGGGGTACGCGCAGTCCGTAGACCAGCGCGTGAAGATGGCCGGCTGGCTCGACACCTTCGTGCAGCGGGGCGGTCAGCTCGTCATCCACGGCGCCTCGGTCGCCGACCTCGACTTCTTCTCCCGTACGTACGACCTGGTGCTGGTCGCCGCCGGCAAGGGCGAGCTCGTCTCGATGTTCGGGCGGGACGGGGCGCGTTCCCCGTACGACGCCCCGCAGCGCGCGCTCGCCGTCGCCTACGTGCACGGCCTGGGCCCGCGCCCGGAGCACCCGGAGACGGAAGCGGTCCGCTGCAATCTGGTCCCGGGCGTCGGCGAACTGTTCGTCATGCCCACCCTGACCACTTCGGGCCGGGCGGACATCCTGTTCTGGGAGGGCCTCCCGGGCGGTCCGTTGGACGTCTTCAACGGCGTCAAGGACCCGGCGCAGCACCTGGCGCTCACGCTGGAGCTGATGGAGAAGTTCGTGCCGTGGGAGTACTCCCGGGCCACGAAGGTAGAGCTGACGGACGCGGGCGCCACGCTCGCCGGGCGCTACGCGCCGGTCGTCCGCAACCCGATCGGACGCCTCCCCGGCGGTGGTTCGGTGCTGGGCGTCGCGGACGTGGTCGTCGCGAACGACCCGATCACCGGGCAGGGCTCGAACTCCGCCGCGAAGTGCGCCGCCTCGTACCTGTCGTCGATCCTGATGCACGGGGACAAGCCGTTCGACGAGGCCTGGATGAAGGCCACCTTCGACAAGTACTGGTTCACCACGGGCAAGCCGGTGACCCAGTGGACGAACGCGATGCTGGGCGTTCCGCCGGAGCACGTACTGAACCTGATCGGCGCGGCCGGGCAGCTCCAGCCGGTGGCGAATCGATTCGCCAACGGTTTCGACAACCCGGCCGACTTCGACGCGTACTTCTACGACCCCGAGGACACCGCCGACTACCTGGCGGAGGTCGCGGCGTCGTCGGCGTCCGCGGCGTCCGGGGCCTCCTCGGCTGAATAG